A region of Hoplias malabaricus isolate fHopMal1 chromosome 12, fHopMal1.hap1, whole genome shotgun sequence DNA encodes the following proteins:
- the LOC136710622 gene encoding bromodomain adjacent to zinc finger domain protein 2B isoform X4 — MESGEKLASPTNPQPSIKSAAPPPASSPSSTSKTGQLFQMAGDSGFGMSAVSSAFPLVTHPAFSLYSTLSGRSHFGGLGTLGLPAALASHHQLGTFPDWWRASDAQLHGAAALFPPLLGLPPLFTPPNLSTDPSPGQAHTPSKSTQASVKGLNGTVNSNGRSASSGASSASSSPSPAITTSEQSKLPKSLNPQNHNQKPNPTLNPQNHSKTSKPSQHHLKTHKTDKPQNGSRNHKIKEGQIQEKSSHKKEKKLCKTMVEISSNSDSRSGCSSDSSSDTLSSLDSADLEEDDDEDEEDEDGNLSMASEDSDSEPEQRVKRKAKASETERVMDRFAAAAEFGFLDTQSSLLSSSFPKQPSSQPLPLSQASPLLFQNSRLRAEASKQTSVIQATGLVARSKPLPLISQPSQDQGASSMPQAPSPKPLCLTLSPKPPPLASSPKNLSFSSSPKPLSLSPKNRSASPAPKPLSLSISPKHSSLSSSPKPSILSPSHRPKNVASSPRPQSPKPHSILSESLKTASRSSSNRPPQHANDFAHLKKESFRIAFPLQLRDHQEANKPLKKSTQHHPNLLFPSTLLESPHPNGVIETAVQDAPLDLITKPRSQSSKTPEKPSQAAANPCFNAPINLTTGTRENVSGLISQNQAFTSHRLNSRAAQRKASRPVHRSGPHSHLLQSLVEVVRGTESDITSSKDSDDSEVDEDEAEDEDDKDSDESLTDSGSNLDSDSDDDDDEEEDEDNKDEEIDTDTENERTPVKLTKSTASLNDSSSSTITSSASLNLQIHNLPVMSVPTVVASSGTPVYPSTPSSLYSLPTPPGSRKRRRVTDERALRRPLEYGWQRETRIRIVCGRIQGEVAYYAPCGKKLKQYPDVMKYLARNGISDITRDHFSFSAKIRVGDFYEAREGQEGLQWCLLNEDEVFSRVLAMEGRRGRPKSLELQCSAEASGGDTVQSCHRKTKPHNLGEAEASSAADAKLLRKLEAQEIARQAAQIKLMRKLEKQALAKAAKEAKRQQALLAAEEKRKHKEQLKILKQQEKIRRIQQIRMEKELRAQQILEAKRKKKEEAANAKILEAEKRIKEKELRRQQAMILKHQERERRRQHMLLMKAMEARKRAEERERLKQEKRDEKRLNKERKLELRRLELEMAKELNKPNEDLCLADQNALPELSRLPGLLLPGSCFADCLMVMQFLRCFGRVLGLDSSELPTLHMLQAGLLNLDPSAAQLQNLLVHLLSSAVCDPGLPPGHRAKTALGEHLSSVAINKENVSEILQIYMAAHCSDTELVPLMKSLKTKAFQAHSPSQKASMLAFLVNELACSKNVVTEIDKNIDYMTNLRREKWVIEGSLRKLRTIYAKRTGKRESSVGGEENHALGTPSSGCKRKRKTGESEDDEDEDDDSDDQGDEDDDEEEEGQKKGKKTDTFEEEDDGDQTASLEELERQIEKLTKQQTQIRRKLFESSHSLRSMMFGQDRYKRRYWVLPQCGGVFVEGMESGEGPEELQRERERLQNYQHIQVKEEPVEVSADKSHCATPEVKHEAPSLNPKLEKDSLNLFLQKPGSFSKLSKLLEVAKMSPESNSHTQVSLSSAAHLPTNTPTTLPNSVPSSNQDVKSEHSAPLLSPTYLGNLQQQLHNDQIYRALTEKNAHWFSLLPRSPCDNSSLAASHTPPHSSSPQTCSAKAQSPISSNSITTQPHSSLSLNNIHSSSNIRTQSSSCLSPSTSQHTTYSASPSINAAISNLSLAALQMKPGMHMLGLPFWPTGLTNINMAFGDMSVSSTLGGAYVDAEANTIRNLSQTPPVATCKTEPLELSSEKPPAASSPALETVQNQDLPSPHPIPEDMLTGWWKVSSSEELSRIANACHPRGIREKVLQKQIQKHIDYIAQVCAKNKDAAVIDAYELEESQVCEETVQGWCVEEHAMDLDIAVLQQVEELERKVTSASLQVKGWMPPEPQSEREDLVYYQHKTIGENDSEPMDKSETGFVRHANNPLDIAVARLSELERNIERRGEEDLAPGMKQWRKALSEVRSGAQLSLCLQQLQRSIAWERSIMKVYCQMCRKGDNEELLLLCDGCDKGCHTYCHKPQISTIPEGDWFCPACIAKASDPPHKSKKQTNHTNGGVKKPSEVKRNKKACEGSEDDTASTSASSTPIKVVKENKKRKTENLSTDAAKEENSTQIKKAKTARDNSKDVELCRLLLAELQSHEDAWPFMTPVNPKSVPGYRKVIKKPMDFSTIREKLSNSLYQNLETFIIDVNLVFDNCEKFNEDYSDIGRAGHNMRRFFQRRWTELLKQMI, encoded by the exons GGCAGTTGTTCCAGATGGCAGGTGATTCAGGGTTTGGAATGTCAGCAGTTTCCAGTGCCTTCCCTTTGGTGACTCATCCTGCCTTTAGCCTGTACTCCACTCTTTCTGGACGCTCTCATTTTGGAGGTTTAGGGACACTGGGGCTTCCAGCAGCTCTTGCCTCACATCACCAGCTTGGAACCTTCCCGG ATTGGTGGCGAGCGTCAGATGCACAGCTTCATGGAGCAGCCGCACTCTTTCCTCCTCTCCTGGGCTTGCCCCCATTATTCACTCCACCTAATCTGAGCACAGACCCCAGCCCAGGGCAGGCTCACACACCCAGCAAGAGCACACAGGCCTCTGTTAAAG GTTTGAATGGCACAGTGAATAGCAATGGGAGGTCTGCTTCTTCAGGAGCAAGTTCTGCCTCCTCTTCACCATCACCAGCTATTACAACATCCGAACAGAGCAAGCTCCCCAAAAGCCTGAACCCACAAAACCACAATCAAAAACCCAACCCTACTCTGAACCCACAAAATCACAGCAAAACATCCAAACCCTCACAGCACCACCTCAAAACTCACAAAACCGACAAACCCCAAAATGGCAGTAGGAACCACAAGATCAAGGAAGGCCAGATCCAAGAGAAATCTAgccacaaaaaagaaaag AAACTCTGTAAGACAATGGTAGAAATTTCCAGTAACAGTGATAGCCGGTCGGGATGCAGCTCTGACAGCTCCAGCGACACACTCAGCAGCTTGGACTCAGCCGATCtggaggaagatgatgatgaggatgaagaagaTGAGGATGGAAATCTGAGCATGGCCAGTGAAGACTCAGACTCTGAGCCCGAGCAAAGAGTGAAGAGGAAGGCTAAG GCCTCAGAGACAGAACGAGTAATGGATAGATTTGCTGCAGCAGCAGAATTTGGATTTTTGGACACTCAGAGCAGCCTACTCTCTTCTTCTTTCCCCAAGCAGCCCTCCTCCCAACCACTGCCACTCTCTCAGGCCAGTCCCCTGCTCTTTCAGAACTCCAGGCTCAGAGCGGAGGCCAGTAAACAAACTAGCGTTATACAGGCTACGGGACTGGTGGCCAGGTCCAAGCCCCTTCCTCTCATCAGTCAACCCAGCCAAGACCAAGGCGCATCCTCTATGCCGCAAGCTCCTTCCCCAAAACCTCTGTGTCTTACTTTGTCCCCTAAACCTCCCCCTCTTGCCTCTTCTCCAAAGAACCTGTCGTTTTCATCTTCCCCCAAACCTCTTTCCCTTTCCCCAAAGAATCGCTCTGCCTCTCCAGCTCCAAAaccactttctctctccatctccccaAAGCATTcctctctttcctcctctcCCAAACCctccattctctctccctctcacagaCCCAAAAATGTGGCCTCCTCTCCCAGGCCCCAGTCTCCCAAACCCCACTCCATACTATCTGAAAGCCTGAAGACGGCAAGCAGAAGTTCCTCAAACAGGCCCCCACAGCATGCAAATGATTTTGCTCATCTGAAAAAG GAATCATTCAGAATTGCTTTCCCCCTACAACTGAGGGACCATCAGGAAGCGAATAAACCCCTAAAGAAAAGCACTCAGCATCACCCCAACCTGCTTTTCCCCTCCACTCTGCTGGAGAGCCCCCATCCTAATGGGGTCATTGAGACTGCTGTACAGGATGCCCCACTGGACCTCATCACCAAACCTCGCTCTCAAAGTTCAAAAACACCTGAAAAGCCTTCACAGGCAGCTGCCAATCCCTGTTTCAATGCCCCCATCAACTTGACCACTGGAACCAGAGAAAATGTCTCTGGACTCATCAGTCAAAACCAGGCTTTCACTTCACACAGACTGAACTCAAGAGCAGCACAGAGAAAGGCCTCCAGGCCTGTGCACAGGTCAGGACCACACAGCCACCTGCTCCAGTCTCTGGTGGAAGTTGTCAGAGGAACTGAGTCAGACATTACCAGCAGCAAAGACTCAGATGACTCTGAAGTGGATGAAGATGAGGCAGAGGATGAAGATGACAAGGATTCAGATGAAAGTCTAACAG ACTCTGGCAGTAATCTGGACAGTGACtctgatgacgatgatgatgaggaAGAAGACGAGGATAATAAAGATGAGGAAATAGATACTgatacagagaatgagagaacgCCAGTCAAACTCACTAAAAGCACAGCCTCCTTGAATGACAGCAGTTCCAGCACCATCACCAGCTCGGCCTCCCTCAATCTACAAATCCATAATCTTCCAGTTATGTCTGTGCCCACTGTTGTAGCCAGCTCTGGCACTCCAGTCTATCCCAGCACCCCATCCTCATTGTACAGTCTGCCCACACCTCCAG GCtcaagaaagagaaggagagtgaCAGATGAAAGGGCACTGCGTAGGCCACTTGAATATGG GTGGCAGAGAGAGACCCGCATCCGGATTGTCTGTGGGAGGATTCAAGGGGAAGTTGCCTACTATGCCCCCTGTGGCAAAAAGCTCAAGCAGTACCCAGATGTCATGAAG taTCTTGCAAGAAATGGAATAAGTGACATCACACGTGATCATTTTAGCTTCAGTGCTAAAATAAGGGTTGGGGACTTCTATGAAGCCAGAGAAGGACAAGAG GGCTTACAGTGGTGCTTGCTGAATGAGGATGAGGTATTTTCCCGTGTCCTAGCCATGGAGGGTCGGAGAGGCCGACCAAAGAGCCTGGAGCTCCAGTGTTCAGCTGAAGCCTCTGGTGGTGACACCGTCCAATCTTGCCACAGGAAAACAAAGCCCCATAACTTGGGGGAAGCCGAAGCTTCTAGTGCTGCAGATGCTAAACTACTGCGCAAGCTGGAAGCCCAGG aGATTGCACGGCAGGCTGCTCAGATAAAGCTGATGCGAAAACTGGAGAAGCAGGCACTTGCAAAAGCTGCTAAAGAAGCCAAGAGACAGCAAG CCTTGCTGGCAGCAGAGGAGAAGCGGAAACATAAGGAGCAGCTGAAAATATTAAAGCAGCAG GAGAAGATCAGGAGAATTCAACAGATCCGCATGGAGAAGGAGCTTCGAGCTCAGCAGATACTCGAG gcaaagaggaaaaagaaggaAGAGGCTGCTAATGCAAAAATATTGGAAGCTGAAAAACGAATAAAG GAGAAGGAACTGCGCAGACAGCAGGCCATGATTTTGAAGCATCAG GAGCGGGAGAGACGAAGACAGCACATGCTGCTGATGAAAGCCATGGAGGCTCGGAAGAGAGCAGAG GAGAGAGAACGCCTGAAACAGGAAAAGAGAGATGAAAAACGTTTAAACAAAGAGCGCAAACTGGAGCTGAGGAGGCTGGAGCTGGAGATGGCTAAAGAGTTGAACAAGCCTAATGAAGACCTGTGTCTGGCAGATCAGAAT GCTCTGCCTGAACTGTCCCGTTTGCCAGGACTGCTGCTACCTGGTAGTTGTTTTGCAGACTGTCTAATGGTGATGCAGTTTCTACGCTGCTTTGGGAGGGTGCTGGGCTTGGACAGCTCTGAGCTCCCCACACTGCACATGCTGCAGGCTGGTCTTCTCAACTTGGACCCCAGTGCAGCTCAGCTGCAGAACCTGCTTGTGCACCTACTTTCTTCTGCAGTGTGTGACCCTGGCCTTCCCCCAGGACACAGA GCTAAAACTGCTCTTGGTGAGCACCTGTCCAGTGTAGCGATAAACAAAGAGAATGTGTCTGAGATCCTGCAGATCTACATGGCCGCtcactgcagtgatactgagctGGTTCCGCTAATGAAGAGCCTGAAGACCAAAGCCTTCCAGGCCCACAGTCCTTCTCAGAAAGCTTCCATGCTTGCATTCTTGGTCAATGAGCTGGCCTGTAGCAAGAATGTAGTCAC TGAAATTGACAAGAATATTGACTACATGACAAATCTACGGCGAGAAAAATGGGTCATTGAGGGCAGCCTTCGCAA gctgaGAACTATTTACGCTAAGCGGACAGGGAAGCGTGAAAGCAGCGTAGGTGGTGAGGAGAACCATGCTCTGGGGACCCCCAGCTCTGGTTGCAAGCGTAAAAGGAAGACAGGAGAAAGCgaggatgatgaggatgaggatgatgacAGTGATGACCAAggagatgaggatgatgatgaagaagaagagggacaaaagaaaggaaagaaaacagacacatttgaggaaGAG GATGATGGGGATCAAACAGCAAGTTTGGAGGAACTTGAGAGACAGATTGAAAAATTAACCAAG CAACAGACCCAAATACGGCGCAAACTTTTTGAGTCATCCCACTCGTTACGCTCCATGATGTTTGGACAGGACCGCTATAAGAGGCGCTACTGGGTTCTACCCCAGTGTGGAGGAGTGTTTGTTGAGGGCATGGAGAGCGGAGAGG GACCTGAGGagcttcagagagagagggaacggTTGCAGAATTATCAGCACATTCAGGTGAAAGAGGAACCCGTGGAGGTGTCTGCTGATAAATCACACTGTGCCACCCCAGAGGTGAAGCATGAGGCACCCTCTCTGAACCCAAAGCTGGAGAAAGACTCACTTAACCTGTTCCTGCAGAAGCCAGGCTCTTTTTCCAAGCTCAGCAAACTGTTGGAAGTGGCTAAAATGTCTCCTGAGTCCAACAGCCACACACAAGTCTCCTTGTCTTCTGCTGCCCACTTGCCTACTAACACTCCAACTACATTACCAAACAGTGTTCCTTCCTCAAACCAGGATGTTAAATCTGAACACTCTGCTCCCCTCCTAAGCCCCACCTACCTTGGAAACCTGCAACAGCAGCTCCACAATGACCAAATCTACAGAGCTCTGACAGAGAAAAATGCCCACTGGTTCAGCCTCCTGCCACGCTCCCCTTGTGATAACTCATCTCTGGCAGCCAGTCACACCCCTCCGCACTCATCATCACCTCAGACTTGCAGTGCCAAAGCACAGTCTCCTATCAGCAGCAACAGCATCACAACCCaacctcactcctctctctctttaaacaATATCCACTCCTCCTCCAACATCAGGACCCAGTCTTCTTCCTGTCTCTCCCCCAGCACCAGCCAGCACACCACCTACTCTGCCAGTCCCTCCATCAATGCAGCAATCAGTAATTTATCATTAGCTGCACTGCAG ATGAAGCCTGGTATGCACATGTTGGGCTTGCCGTTCTGGCCCACAGGACTGACCAATATAAATATGGCATTTGGAGATATGTCTGTGTCGTCCACATTGGGAGGAGCCTATGTTGATGCAGAAGCCAATACAATTAGAAATCTCTCCCAGACGCCTCCTGTGGCTACATGTAAGACCGAGCCTCTGGAGCTGTCCAGCGAGAAGCCTCCTGCAGCCTCTTCTCCTGCTCTGGAAACggtccagaaccaggacctccCTTCCCCACACCCCATTCCTGAAG ACATGCTGACTGGTTGGTGGAAGGTGTCTAGCTCTGAGGAACTGAGCAGAATAGCGAATGCATGCCACCCTCGTGGAATCAGAGAGAAGGTCCTGCAGAAACAAATCCAGAAGCACATAGACTACATCGCACAAGTCTGTGCCAAGAACAAAGATG ctgCTGTGATTGATGCATATGAGCTGGAAGAGAGCCAGGTGTGTGAGGAGACAGTGCAGGGCTGGTGTGTAGAGGAGCACGCCATGGATCTAGACATTGCTGTGCTGCAGCAGGTGGAGGAACTTGAGCGGAAAGTGACCTCGGCTAGCCTGCAGGTCAAG GGATGGATGCCCCCAGAACCGCAGTCTGAGAGAGAAGACCTGGTCTATTATCAGCACAAGACCATTGGTGAGAATGACAGCGAGCCAATGGACAAATCGGAAACAGGCTTTGTGCGGCACGCTAATAACCCGCTGGACATAGCAGTGGCACGTCTGTCTGAGCTGGAGCGGAACATCGAGAGAAG AGGTGAGGAGGACCTGGCTCCAGGGATGAAGCAGTGGCGCAAAGCACTGAGTGAAGTGCGCAGTGGTGCCCAGCTTTCACTCTGTTTGCAGCAGCTGCAGCGCTCCATTGCATGGGAAAGATCTATCATGAAAGTG tACTGCCAGATGTGCCGGAAGGGGGACAATGAGGAGCTGCTTCTGCTGTGTGATGGCTGTGATAAAGGATGCCACACATACTGCCATAAACCCCAGATCAGCACCATCCCTGAAGGAGACTGGTTCTGCCCTGCTTGCATAGCCAAG GCAAGTGATCCACCCCATAAAAGTAAGAAACAGACCAACCACACTAATGGAGGGGTAAAGAAACCGTCTGAAGTCAAACGCAACAAAAAAGCATGCGAAGGCTCAGAAGATGACACGGCTAGCACCAGTGCCAGCAGCACGCCCATCAAAGTagtaaaggaaaataaaaagagaaaaactgagAACCTGTCCACCGATGCTGCCAAGGAAGAGAACTCGACACAGATAAAAAAGGCCAAAACAGCCAGAGACAACAGTAAAGATGTGGAGCTCTGCAG GTTGCTGTTGGCAGAGCTGCAGTCTCATGAGGATGCCTGGCCTTTTATGACACCTGTCAATCCTAAATCAGTCCCTGGATACCGCAAAGTCATTAAGAAACCTATGGACTTCTCCACCATCCGTGAAAAACTCTCCAACAGCCT GTACCAGAATCTGGAGACATTCATCATTGATGTTAACTTGGTGTTTGATAACTGTGAAAAGTTTAACGAGGATTATTCTGACATTGGTCGTGCAGGACACAATATGAGGAGATTTTTTCAGCGAAGATGGACTGaacttttaaaacaaatgatttAG